CTAGGCCTTGGCGCAAATCCCTCTCCTCTAAACTTGAGGAGCATGGCGCACTTAAAGGAGACAACGGGGGGAGGAAATTTCAGCTTTGCCGTGGTGGGTGATAACAGGGCAGGCACCCGAGAGGATGTAGTCCTGGCCTCTCTTCCTCCACTATGAGGTTGTCGCATACTTTAACCCGTTTTCGACAGTTGTGGCTACAATTGCGAAAATTAACATTAATGATTTCAATTGGCTGTGCGCATCAACAAGAGGACTTTTTTATAACGCTTCATGGCCCTTTGGGGATGGCGGAGGGGATAATACCTCTTGGGACTGGGGATGAAATCGAGTATCTTGAGCGCCCTTACCTCGCTCTCAAGTAAAATTCTGCCGATGGTGACTCTGTATATCTACGGTCTTTTAATGAAATCCTTGAGAACGGCCACTTTTCCCCTACTCAATTCTGTAGATGTCGGCCTGTACAAAAGAGTTCCCGCAGGAGATAAAACGGGTTTAAGATCTATCAAGGATTCTCGAGTAATCTGTCCAAGCACAGTGGGTACGCCTTAATATGTTTTACCGACGCCGAAGTCTCTCTCGTCATAGAGCCTCGTATGCGTGTAGAAAAACGGCTTTAGAGTCTTAAGAGCCATTACGGATGCTACGGGCTTAAGCAGCCAGGATAGAAATGTTTTGCTTCCTAGACAGCGCTTGCAGTAGGGATGGACAAGCCTGAACTTCCTGAATCCTTCGATGATTTTGCCCAGTTCGTCAGATGAGAGGATGTCTTTCAGGGACGAATTGTGCAGGTTCCCAACCGCGGTGTGCCCGTCGAAGTCCATGCAGCAGAGGACGACGTCTCCGTTATAGAGTATGCCGAAATGGTCCCTCATGCCGAAACAGTAGCCCGCCCATGCATCACGAATCCTCTCATCCTCGAAAGCGTGACCCCAGTCATCGAGTAGGTAGGTCTCGAAAAACACATTTGGGTAGACCTCCACAACATTCCACTTGTATGAAACTAGGCCTTCTATTCGCTCCATGGCCCGCCTTTTCTTCTCTTCTTTAACGCCGAGTATCTCATAAATTTGATCCACCCAGTGCTGGAAGATTCTCCTGAGCTCTTCAGTAGAAGATATTACTTTTATGGGGCCTATCCTCTTTTCCATGCCCTTTTTTCGGAATCTCGTGTTTAGAAAGCGGAACTTGAATATTGTATCCCTATCCTTGGCCATATAGGAAGAGAAGAAGTCCAGAATACCTCCTTTATAATCCTCAAAGGTCTTACCACCGGCCTTTCTGAGAGCATAAGAGTCTCTATCAGGGGTCTGAAGTGAGACGTCTATCTGGTGGAGGTCGTAATCCAGAAGGCGTCTGCCTATCCTACCGCCAAGTCCTCCACCATTCGTTGTGAGCCCAACCTTTACCCTTTTGCTTTCGGCATGTTCCAGAATTTCGAAGAAGTCGGGGTGGAGTGTGGGTTCTCCCATGACATGAAAAGTAATCTTTTCGCAGATGCGGCTTGAGCCTATCTCGGTGATGAGCCTCTTGGCCAGGTCTGTCTCCATAGACCCATAAGGCCTCTTCATCACGGACTTGGGACAGAAAACACAGTTGAAGTCGCAGATGTTGGTAAGTTCTATATGGATGCGCTTGAGAGGAATCTCTATATGCCCGAATCGTTCCTTGCTCATAGATTTAACTCTTCTTAATCTAACAGGGTGTCACCATATGTGTCAACAACTTGGGGAGTTATAGATACCCCGCTTCTTTTGAAGACAGATGTCCATTTTTGGCATTGCCCTGACAGGATTGTTCTCTACATAACGAATAGCTGCATATGAGTGCCTTTCATTAAGAATGCACGGATAAAATCGCCCTTGCCATAAATGCCCTGTAGCTTTCCTCTTCTGAGTGAAATATTGTGAATACCTTATGTAAAGAGTATTAAATGTCCGGGCAAGTGGATCATCTTTCATTGGTACACCCACAAAATGCACATGATTACTCATAAGACAATATGCCCAAATCTCTAAAAAGTATTTCTTACAGTATTCTCTTAACCATTGTAGATATTGTAGGTAGTCCGCTTCAGGCTCAAAGACAGGTTGCCGATAATTCCTCCTCTGGGTAATATGATGAGAATAGCCCACAGCTACAGCTCATGAGATCCTTGGCATAATTACGATAATATGTTTTAGTTTTGAGAAATGTCAACAAAATATTCGCCGTCCCTATTTATATTCATTCCCTTTTGAAAATTAGGCCCAATAATTAAGGAGGTAGGATACTTTACCTTTAAGTAGAAGTAGGAGATCAAATATTCCTCTCTTTGTCCTCCCACAAGGGGGAGAAATAGAGGTACTGTTCCCAAGGGTCCAGGTTTAGCTGTACAGCGCGGGCGATCTCGTACTGGTTGAAGGTGATGAGCTTGGCTGTGCGCATCAACAAGAGGACTTTTTTATAACGCTTC
This genomic stretch from Deltaproteobacteria bacterium harbors:
- a CDS encoding radical SAM protein; the protein is MSKERFGHIEIPLKRIHIELTNICDFNCVFCPKSVMKRPYGSMETDLAKRLITEIGSSRICEKITFHVMGEPTLHPDFFEILEHAESKRVKVGLTTNGGGLGGRIGRRLLDYDLHQIDVSLQTPDRDSYALRKAGGKTFEDYKGGILDFFSSYMAKDRDTIFKFRFLNTRFRKKGMEKRIGPIKVISSTEELRRIFQHWVDQIYEILGVKEEKKRRAMERIEGLVSYKWNVVEVYPNVFFETYLLDDWGHAFEDERIRDAWAGYCFGMRDHFGILYNGDVVLCCMDFDGHTAVGNLHNSSLKDILSSDELGKIIEGFRKFRLVHPYCKRCLGSKTFLSWLLKPVASVMALKTLKPFFYTHTRLYDERDFGVGKTY
- a CDS encoding transposase, giving the protein MGYSHHITQRRNYRQPVFEPEADYLQYLQWLREYCKKYFLEIWAYCLMSNHVHFVGVPMKDDPLARTFNTLYIRYSQYFTQKRKATGHLWQGRFYPCILNERHSYAAIRYVENNPVRAMPKMDICLQKKRGIYNSPSC